A DNA window from Anaerocolumna sp. AGMB13020 contains the following coding sequences:
- a CDS encoding (2Fe-2S) ferredoxin domain-containing protein has product MVVTICIGSSCHLKGSREIVHTLEALIKEHGVEDQVQLTGSFCMGECVKGVCVKVDDKSFSLTPSNTKEFFTQEVLGGLKHECHQF; this is encoded by the coding sequence ATGGTGGTTACAATATGTATTGGTAGTTCATGTCATTTAAAAGGATCAAGAGAAATTGTACATACATTGGAAGCACTTATCAAAGAACACGGTGTAGAAGATCAGGTACAGCTTACCGGCTCATTCTGCATGGGAGAATGTGTAAAGGGTGTCTGTGTAAAGGTGGATGACAAATCCTTCTCTCTGACCCCCAGCAATACCAAGGAATTTTTCACACAGGAGGTTTTAGGGGGCCTAAAGCATGAATGTCATCAGTTTTAA
- the asnS gene encoding asparagine--tRNA ligase, producing the protein MELITIRELYREKEKFIGKEITVGGWVRSIRDSKAFGFIVLHDGTYFETLQIVYHDTMENFGDISKLSVGSALIIKGELVATPEAKQPFEIQATAIEIEGASTADYPLQKKRHSLEFLRSISHLRPRTNTFQAVFRVRSLIAYAIHKYFQDRDFVYVHTPLITGSDAEGAGEMFKVTTLDLEKVPLTPEGKIDYKEDFFGKETNLTVSGQLNGETYAMAFRNIYTFGPTFRAENSNTTRHAAEFWMIEPEIAFADLKDDMALAEGMIKYVIRYVIENAPEEMKFFNDFVDKGLLDRLTHVMNAEFGHVTYTEAIELLEKNNDKFEYKVSWGSDLQTEHERYLTEEIFKKPVFVTDYPKDIKAFYMKLNDDNKTVAAMDLLVPGIGEIIGGSQREDNYDKLVARMDELGLKQEDYDFYLDLRKYGSARHAGFGLGFERCVMYLTGMGNIRDVIPFPRTVNNCEL; encoded by the coding sequence ATGGAACTTATAACAATCCGGGAACTGTACCGGGAAAAAGAGAAGTTTATCGGAAAGGAAATCACTGTAGGCGGCTGGGTCAGGAGTATAAGAGATTCTAAGGCCTTTGGCTTTATCGTGCTTCATGACGGTACCTATTTTGAGACCCTTCAGATTGTATACCATGATACTATGGAGAATTTCGGAGATATTTCCAAGCTTAGTGTTGGATCAGCTCTGATTATTAAAGGTGAGCTGGTAGCTACGCCGGAGGCGAAGCAGCCTTTTGAGATTCAGGCTACTGCCATTGAGATTGAAGGTGCTTCTACTGCGGATTATCCTCTTCAGAAGAAAAGACACAGTCTGGAATTCCTTCGTTCCATTTCTCATTTAAGACCCAGAACCAATACTTTTCAGGCAGTTTTCAGAGTGCGTTCCCTGATTGCCTATGCTATTCATAAATATTTTCAGGACAGGGATTTTGTCTATGTGCACACGCCCTTAATTACCGGCAGTGACGCGGAAGGTGCCGGCGAGATGTTTAAGGTTACTACACTGGATCTTGAGAAAGTACCTCTTACGCCAGAAGGTAAAATTGATTACAAAGAGGATTTCTTTGGAAAAGAGACCAATCTTACAGTAAGCGGTCAGTTAAACGGTGAGACCTATGCCATGGCTTTTCGTAATATCTATACCTTCGGGCCTACTTTCCGTGCTGAAAATTCCAACACCACCCGTCATGCTGCTGAGTTCTGGATGATTGAGCCGGAAATTGCTTTTGCTGATTTAAAGGATGATATGGCGCTGGCAGAAGGTATGATTAAATATGTTATCCGCTATGTTATCGAGAATGCACCGGAAGAGATGAAGTTCTTCAATGATTTTGTGGACAAGGGCTTACTGGACAGGCTTACCCATGTTATGAATGCTGAGTTCGGACATGTGACTTATACAGAAGCCATTGAGCTGCTGGAGAAGAACAACGACAAATTCGAGTACAAGGTTAGCTGGGGTAGTGATCTTCAGACAGAGCATGAGCGTTATCTGACGGAGGAGATCTTTAAGAAACCTGTATTCGTTACAGATTATCCGAAGGATATCAAGGCTTTTTATATGAAGCTTAATGATGATAATAAGACAGTTGCTGCGATGGACTTATTGGTTCCAGGCATCGGAGAGATTATCGGAGGAAGCCAGAGAGAAGACAATTATGACAAACTGGTTGCCAGAATGGACGAACTGGGACTTAAGCAAGAGGATTATGATTTCTACCTGGACTTAAGGAAATACGGTTCAGCGAGACATGCAGGCTTCGGGCTTGGTTTCGAGCGTTGTGTAATGTATCTGACTGGTATGGGAAATATCAGAGACGTTATCCCGTTCCCTCGTACGGTTAACAACTGCGAATTATAA
- a CDS encoding QueT transporter family protein, with amino-acid sequence MRNKTQFITQAALIAAIYVVLVFVFKPISFSNIQIRIAEALTILPYFTPAAIPGVAIGCLLGNFLGGADILDITFGTLATLIGATGSYLLRRNKYLVPLPPIISNTLIIPWVLRFAYGLTLPIPVMMATVGIGEVISCGILGLGLLFLLNLYKNVIFPENGYFKRSKNRY; translated from the coding sequence ATGAGAAACAAAACCCAATTCATCACACAGGCTGCGCTTATTGCCGCCATCTATGTGGTACTGGTCTTTGTGTTTAAGCCTATCAGCTTTTCCAATATTCAGATAAGAATAGCGGAAGCACTGACCATACTCCCTTATTTTACACCTGCAGCCATACCAGGTGTAGCTATTGGCTGCCTTTTAGGTAATTTCTTAGGGGGTGCCGACATTCTCGATATCACCTTCGGAACTCTGGCCACTTTAATCGGCGCCACAGGCTCTTACCTGTTAAGACGCAACAAATACCTGGTTCCCCTGCCTCCCATTATCTCAAACACCCTTATTATCCCATGGGTACTGCGCTTTGCTTATGGACTGACTCTGCCAATACCTGTTATGATGGCAACTGTGGGAATAGGTGAAGTTATATCCTGCGGCATCTTGGGACTTGGCCTCCTGTTCCTGTTGAACTTATACAAAAATGTGATTTTTCCGGAAAACGGATACTTTAAGAGGAGTAAGAACCGGTATTAA
- a CDS encoding class I SAM-dependent methyltransferase has protein sequence MSIYESHMKLDTVYQLQCMNDIMREQIQTYDIASLAILGVAGGNGLEHVNLNKHHKIYGIDINTEYLNSCKSRYYDMRDKLTLLSRDLLDLAIDLPKAELVIANLFLEYIGLDRFIFQLKKMSPEYVSVVIQVNDGEGFVSESPYHNAFDCLASVYHEINSKALTDAMNEIDFALILDVETELPNKKKLKRQDYKKQNKADA, from the coding sequence TTGTCTATTTATGAAAGCCATATGAAGCTTGATACGGTATATCAACTGCAATGTATGAACGATATCATGAGAGAACAGATTCAGACCTATGATATTGCATCTCTTGCTATTCTTGGGGTAGCAGGAGGAAACGGATTAGAGCACGTGAACCTGAATAAACATCACAAGATTTATGGAATCGATATCAATACAGAGTATCTTAACAGCTGTAAAAGCAGGTATTATGATATGAGGGATAAACTGACGCTCTTAAGCAGGGATTTACTGGACCTGGCGATCGATTTACCGAAAGCGGAACTGGTTATTGCTAATTTATTCTTAGAATATATAGGATTAGATAGATTCATCTTTCAGTTGAAAAAGATGTCACCTGAATATGTATCGGTAGTAATTCAGGTAAATGACGGGGAGGGATTTGTATCTGAATCACCTTATCATAATGCCTTTGATTGTCTTGCATCGGTATATCATGAAATCAACAGTAAAGCTTTAACGGATGCTATGAACGAGATTGATTTTGCACTAATTCTTGACGTCGAAACAGAATTACCCAACAAGAAAAAATTGAAAAGACAGGATTATAAGAAGCAAAATAAAGCTGATGCATAA